The proteins below come from a single Crossiella sp. CA-258035 genomic window:
- a CDS encoding LuxR family transcriptional regulator produces MRSSTGNSPAKFVAREKELEQALGALLADRGMAITGPVGMGRTALLSAVADRLNAARFAVVWTSATQAGRELPLGAFTGLFGATERTSPGGLVAALLRRAEGRTPVLVIDDAHYLDPASAALALGLAHEREVRLLVTARPDAPMPDAVVALWKDRYLRRLDLAPFELEGTTRLVRALVDGQVAGPAVRLLHGWTGGNPLFLTELVRHGLAAGRLVTEGGRWWWRGAATVPPRLGELFDGWLRGLDHPQREALAAVALGEPLPLPVLAAVAPGMEEGLEDRGLLRTSADGGRIVVRIAQPMLAAALRQRLPRLRRRRLCAALLAAAPDTADPVLRASWQLDADTPDPRTLLRAAALTCRHDPELAVRLARRALERTDLAAPTLAAALVELGEPGQARRVLETAGARLALAAHRCWAERDPAGALADLARLPGPGAVGLSSLVLLFSGQTAQAGQLAAEVLRVHGPGLDSAWLAYSLAEVLAGRTAVAAGQEPRTGPDLAIRALAQLWRGDPAQLPASDLAFGRWPRTTAGVPWSLLSGHAHALAGEPDLAVARLREAVVQHGGGHRLFRTEAVSWLAFALLAQQRTAEAGAALDAAPPDAITLLPGLAEQARGAVAAARGDLAGALTAFTAAGATARAAGAHTLELTALTELAWLAPGAPPDRLRTLLTSVDAPRLGAEAAAALALGRGEPGELLEHAARLEALGRTDRAARLAEAATAAGGARRGEALVLVSRLRGRSAQPTATEALTPREMEIAALAAAGRSDREVAGALNLSVRTVQSHLARIYRKLGVHSRRDLPFRR; encoded by the coding sequence ATGAGATCATCGACTGGTAATTCCCCGGCCAAGTTCGTCGCGCGGGAAAAAGAACTGGAACAGGCGCTCGGCGCATTGCTGGCCGATCGGGGCATGGCGATCACCGGGCCGGTCGGGATGGGCCGGACCGCGCTGTTGTCGGCGGTGGCGGACCGGCTCAACGCGGCCAGGTTCGCGGTGGTGTGGACCTCGGCGACGCAGGCGGGCCGGGAGCTGCCGCTGGGGGCGTTCACCGGGCTGTTCGGCGCGACCGAGCGGACCTCGCCGGGCGGACTGGTGGCGGCGCTGCTGCGGCGGGCCGAGGGCCGGACGCCGGTGCTGGTCATCGACGACGCGCACTACCTGGACCCGGCCTCGGCCGCGCTCGCGCTGGGGCTGGCGCACGAGCGGGAGGTGCGGCTGCTGGTCACCGCGCGGCCGGACGCGCCGATGCCGGATGCCGTTGTCGCGCTGTGGAAGGACCGCTACCTGCGCCGGCTCGACCTGGCGCCGTTCGAGCTGGAGGGCACCACCCGGCTGGTGCGCGCGCTGGTGGACGGCCAGGTGGCCGGACCGGCCGTGCGGCTGCTGCACGGCTGGACCGGCGGCAACCCGTTGTTCCTGACCGAGCTCGTCCGGCACGGCCTGGCCGCGGGCCGCCTGGTCACCGAGGGCGGGCGGTGGTGGTGGCGTGGCGCGGCCACCGTGCCGCCGCGGCTGGGCGAGCTGTTCGACGGGTGGCTGCGCGGGCTGGACCACCCGCAGCGGGAGGCGCTGGCCGCGGTCGCGCTCGGCGAACCGCTGCCGCTGCCGGTGCTGGCCGCAGTCGCGCCCGGCATGGAGGAGGGCCTGGAGGACCGGGGCCTGCTGCGCACCTCGGCCGACGGCGGGCGGATCGTGGTCCGGATCGCGCAACCCATGCTGGCCGCCGCGTTGCGCCAACGCTTGCCCCGGCTGCGCCGCCGTCGGCTGTGCGCCGCGCTGCTGGCCGCCGCCCCGGACACCGCGGACCCGGTGCTGCGCGCCAGCTGGCAGCTCGACGCGGACACCCCCGACCCGCGCACCCTGCTCCGCGCGGCCGCACTGACCTGCCGGCACGACCCCGAGCTCGCGGTACGCCTGGCCCGCCGCGCGCTGGAACGCACCGACCTGGCCGCGCCCACCCTGGCCGCCGCCCTGGTCGAGCTCGGCGAACCCGGCCAGGCCCGCCGGGTGCTGGAGACCGCCGGTGCGCGGCTGGCGCTGGCCGCGCACCGCTGCTGGGCCGAGCGCGACCCGGCCGGCGCGCTGGCCGACCTGGCCAGGCTGCCCGGACCGGGCGCGGTGGGACTCAGCTCGCTGGTGCTGCTGTTCAGCGGGCAGACCGCGCAGGCGGGCCAGTTGGCGGCGGAGGTGCTGCGCGTGCACGGGCCCGGACTCGACTCGGCCTGGCTGGCGTACTCGCTGGCCGAGGTGCTCGCCGGGCGCACCGCGGTGGCCGCCGGGCAGGAGCCGCGCACCGGCCCCGACCTGGCCATCCGCGCCCTCGCCCAGCTCTGGCGCGGCGACCCGGCCCAGCTGCCCGCCAGCGATCTCGCCTTCGGGCGTTGGCCGCGGACCACCGCCGGTGTGCCCTGGTCCCTGCTCAGCGGCCACGCGCACGCCCTCGCGGGGGAACCGGACTTGGCCGTGGCCCGGCTGCGCGAAGCCGTGGTGCAGCACGGTGGCGGGCACCGGCTCTTCCGCACCGAAGCGGTGTCCTGGCTGGCCTTCGCCCTGCTCGCGCAGCAGCGCACCGCCGAGGCCGGGGCCGCGCTGGACGCCGCCCCGCCGGATGCGATCACCCTGCTCCCCGGCCTCGCTGAGCAGGCCCGCGGCGCGGTCGCGGCCGCCCGCGGCGACCTGGCGGGTGCCCTGACCGCGTTCACCGCGGCCGGCGCCACCGCGCGGGCCGCGGGCGCGCACACCCTGGAGCTGACCGCGCTCACCGAGCTGGCCTGGCTCGCCCCCGGCGCCCCGCCCGACCGCCTGCGCACCCTGCTGACCAGCGTGGACGCCCCCCGGCTCGGCGCGGAGGCGGCGGCCGCGCTGGCGCTGGGCCGGGGTGAGCCGGGTGAGCTGCTGGAGCACGCGGCCCGGTTGGAGGCGCTCGGCCGGACCGACCGCGCGGCCCGGCTGGCCGAGGCCGCCACCGCCGCCGGTGGCGCCCGCCGGGGCGAGGCGCTGGTGCTGGTCAGCAGGCTGCGCGGCCGTTCCGCTCAGCCAACGGCCACCGAGGCGCTGACGCCGAGGGAGATGGAGATCGCCGCGCTGGCCGCGGCCGGGCGGTCCGACCGGGAGGTGGCCGGCGCGCTCAACCTCTCGGTGCGGACCGTGCAGAGCCACCTGGCCCGGATCTACCGCAAGCTCGGCGTGCACTCACGCCGTGACCTGCCGTTCCGGCGCTGA
- a CDS encoding ABC transporter ATP-binding protein, producing MGKSFAAVRLLVGTALRVDRRRALLVLILSPLVNMVAAAQAIGLQQLIDGAVGRDWSLVLWGGAVLAGVTVAAHQWSAISTDLRQTLQQRIGLELDQRMMTACAGRSGIGHFQDPEFLDTAELLRQRRGEFSIAFAALVENANLLARFLAAAVVLTFAHPLLALLPLFVAPLVAANRWQAKLVNAAELAGAEADRRRLSLFTLATDSSAARELRLYRLGPEIAARHAAAFAEAVRPRESARLKGALAVAGGWLVFVGALLGGLYQLARSVFDGSASAGAAVLVVLLATRLVGATTGLGWLIGWLRRSLDTIGLLLKLDSRPKDPRSGGGAALPERGELVLRGVGFTYPGQDSPALSSVDLRLPAGSTVAVVGDNGAGKSTLVTLLAGLHPPDTGTISFGGQDLAEVDPAVWQSRVTACFQDFCRFELLLRQSVGVGELSRLEDEAAVRAALTAGGADGLVAGLPDGLDSQLGKTHEGVELSGGQWQKLALARARMRPDPALVLLDEPAAGLDPDSEAELLRRYLSERGPDAPITLVVSHRFGTVRQAELIVVLRDGRVAETGTHAELIAQDGHYAEMYALHAAAYAALSAPERQVTA from the coding sequence GTGGGTAAGAGCTTCGCCGCGGTCCGGCTGCTGGTCGGCACCGCGCTCCGGGTGGACCGGCGCAGGGCACTGCTGGTGCTCATCCTGTCCCCGCTGGTCAACATGGTCGCCGCGGCCCAGGCCATCGGCTTGCAGCAGCTCATCGACGGGGCGGTGGGGCGGGACTGGAGCCTGGTGCTCTGGGGCGGGGCGGTGCTGGCCGGGGTGACCGTGGCCGCGCACCAGTGGTCGGCGATCAGCACCGACCTGCGGCAGACCCTGCAACAGCGGATCGGCCTCGAGCTGGACCAGCGGATGATGACCGCCTGTGCCGGGCGCTCGGGCATCGGGCACTTCCAGGACCCGGAGTTCCTGGACACCGCGGAGCTGCTGCGCCAGCGGCGCGGCGAGTTCAGCATCGCCTTCGCCGCGCTGGTGGAGAACGCGAACCTGCTCGCCCGGTTCCTGGCCGCGGCGGTGGTGCTGACCTTCGCGCACCCGCTGCTGGCGCTGCTGCCGCTGTTCGTGGCGCCGTTGGTGGCGGCCAACAGGTGGCAGGCCAAGCTGGTCAACGCCGCCGAACTGGCCGGGGCGGAGGCGGACCGGCGGCGGCTGAGCCTGTTCACCCTGGCGACTGATTCTTCGGCCGCGCGGGAACTTCGGCTGTACCGGCTGGGTCCGGAGATCGCGGCCCGGCACGCGGCCGCCTTCGCCGAGGCGGTCCGGCCGAGGGAGTCGGCCCGGCTCAAGGGCGCGCTGGCGGTGGCGGGCGGCTGGCTGGTCTTCGTCGGGGCGCTGCTGGGCGGGCTGTACCAGCTGGCGCGGTCAGTCTTCGACGGATCGGCCTCGGCCGGGGCCGCGGTGCTGGTGGTGCTGCTGGCCACCCGGCTGGTCGGCGCGACCACCGGGCTGGGCTGGCTGATCGGCTGGCTGCGGCGCTCGCTGGACACCATCGGCCTGCTGCTGAAGCTGGACAGCCGGCCCAAGGACCCCCGCTCCGGCGGTGGCGCGGCGCTGCCCGAACGCGGCGAGCTGGTGCTGCGCGGGGTTGGCTTCACCTACCCAGGTCAGGACTCCCCCGCACTGAGCTCGGTGGACCTGCGGCTGCCCGCCGGGTCGACGGTGGCGGTGGTGGGCGACAACGGCGCGGGCAAGTCGACCCTGGTCACGCTGCTGGCCGGGTTGCACCCGCCGGACACCGGCACGATCAGCTTCGGCGGGCAGGACCTGGCCGAGGTGGACCCGGCGGTCTGGCAGAGCCGGGTGACCGCCTGCTTCCAGGACTTCTGCCGGTTCGAGCTGCTGCTGCGGCAGAGCGTCGGGGTGGGCGAGCTGTCCCGGCTGGAGGACGAGGCCGCGGTGCGCGCCGCGCTGACCGCAGGCGGCGCGGACGGCCTGGTCGCCGGGCTGCCCGACGGGCTGGACAGTCAGCTCGGCAAGACGCACGAGGGCGTGGAGCTCTCCGGCGGGCAGTGGCAGAAGCTCGCGCTGGCCAGGGCCCGGATGCGGCCGGACCCGGCGCTGGTGCTGCTGGACGAGCCCGCCGCCGGACTGGATCCGGACAGCGAGGCCGAGCTGCTGCGCCGTTACCTGAGCGAGCGCGGGCCGGACGCGCCGATCACGCTGGTCGTCTCGCACCGCTTCGGCACCGTCCGGCAGGCGGAGCTGATCGTGGTGCTGCGGGACGGCCGGGTCGCCGAGACCGGCACGCACGCCGAGCTGATCGCTCAGGACGGGCACTACGCGGAGATGTACGCGTTGCACGCGGCGGCCTACGCCGCGCTGTCAGCGCCGGAACGGCAGGTCACGGCGTGA
- a CDS encoding ABC transporter ATP-binding protein has product MPTTGPNGAFLLIRQLPRISGGWTAVLCALILGQVLGAVLLPLATGRLVAALTGAEAAVFAGLALLAAALVLDVVLDPVRAVVTARLGAAVDVATAQRTVEGALRPPGIAHLDDPKVADAIEQARAVGVGSFPPREAVAALAGLVPLRLTGIAAAVLLGWAGAWWMPLVLGAAWIVTGHWQELEIRRSVSAHSGEVAQLRQAGYLRDLATTPAAAKEVRLFGLHSWLVTGFTRCWWDGMVQLRRTAINKSRHTAAVFLLLAGHAAVIGPLAVWAADGALSPEQLAVALQALLGLFALGFTGDLQWTLHSASAAIPAARTVGALTDDSPAETRSAEGLPRKEIRFEGVGFGYPGDDRAVLDGLDLVVPAGTSLAIVGDNGAGKSTLAKLLAGLYRPDRGRILVDGHDLAELDLTDWRRRLAVVFQDFVRYPLPVRDNIGFGAVETPATEAELVAAARLGGFLGVEQKLAKGWDTPLSGEYAEGTDLSGGQWQRLALSRALYAVRHGARVLVLDEPTAHLDVRAEHELYARLLEITKGSTTILVSHRFATVRLADRIAVLRNGRVSEYGTHEQLLAADGRYARMFRVQSAPFATAEGNGRG; this is encoded by the coding sequence GTGCCCACCACCGGCCCCAACGGGGCGTTCCTGCTCATCCGGCAGCTGCCGCGGATCTCCGGCGGGTGGACCGCCGTCCTGTGCGCCCTGATCCTCGGCCAGGTGCTGGGCGCGGTGCTGTTGCCGCTGGCCACCGGGCGGCTGGTGGCCGCGCTCACCGGGGCCGAGGCGGCCGTGTTCGCCGGGCTGGCGCTGCTGGCCGCGGCGCTGGTGCTGGACGTGGTGCTGGACCCGGTCCGGGCCGTGGTCACCGCGCGACTGGGCGCGGCGGTGGACGTGGCCACCGCGCAGCGCACCGTCGAAGGCGCGCTGCGCCCGCCCGGCATCGCGCACCTGGACGACCCCAAGGTGGCCGACGCGATCGAGCAGGCCCGCGCGGTGGGCGTGGGCAGCTTCCCGCCGAGGGAGGCGGTGGCCGCGCTGGCCGGGCTGGTTCCGTTGCGGCTCACCGGGATCGCCGCCGCGGTGCTGCTCGGCTGGGCGGGGGCGTGGTGGATGCCGCTGGTGCTGGGCGCGGCCTGGATCGTCACCGGGCACTGGCAGGAGCTGGAGATCCGGCGTTCGGTGTCCGCGCACTCCGGCGAGGTGGCCCAGCTGCGGCAGGCCGGCTACCTGCGCGACCTGGCCACCACCCCGGCCGCGGCCAAGGAGGTGCGGCTGTTCGGGCTGCACTCCTGGCTGGTGACCGGGTTCACCCGGTGCTGGTGGGACGGCATGGTCCAGCTGCGCCGCACCGCGATCAACAAGAGCAGGCACACCGCGGCCGTCTTCCTGCTACTGGCCGGGCACGCCGCGGTGATCGGCCCGCTGGCGGTGTGGGCCGCGGACGGCGCACTCTCCCCCGAGCAGCTCGCGGTGGCCCTGCAGGCGCTGCTCGGGCTGTTCGCGCTGGGGTTCACCGGCGACCTGCAGTGGACCCTGCACTCGGCCAGCGCCGCCATCCCGGCCGCGCGCACCGTCGGCGCGCTGACCGACGACTCGCCGGCCGAGACACGTTCGGCCGAAGGCTTGCCGCGCAAGGAGATCCGGTTCGAGGGCGTGGGCTTCGGCTACCCCGGCGACGACCGGGCGGTGCTCGACGGGCTAGACCTGGTGGTGCCGGCCGGGACCTCGCTGGCGATCGTCGGTGACAACGGTGCGGGCAAGTCCACCCTGGCCAAGCTGCTCGCCGGGCTCTACCGGCCGGACCGGGGCCGGATCCTGGTGGACGGCCACGACCTGGCCGAGCTGGATCTCACCGACTGGCGGCGCAGGCTCGCGGTGGTGTTCCAGGACTTCGTCCGCTACCCGCTGCCGGTGCGGGACAACATCGGCTTCGGGGCGGTGGAGACGCCGGCGACGGAGGCGGAACTCGTTGCGGCAGCCCGGCTCGGCGGGTTCCTCGGCGTCGAGCAGAAGCTGGCCAAGGGCTGGGACACGCCGCTGAGCGGGGAGTACGCCGAGGGGACCGACCTCTCCGGCGGGCAGTGGCAGCGGCTGGCGCTGAGCAGGGCGCTGTACGCGGTGCGGCACGGCGCGCGGGTGCTCGTGCTGGACGAGCCGACCGCGCACCTGGACGTGCGCGCCGAGCACGAGCTGTACGCCCGGCTCCTGGAGATCACCAAGGGCAGCACCACGATCCTGGTCTCCCACCGCTTCGCCACCGTGCGCCTGGCCGACCGGATCGCGGTGCTGCGGAACGGCCGGGTCAGCGAGTACGGCACGCACGAGCAACTGCTGGCCGCGGACGGCCGGTACGCGCGGATGTTCCGCGTGCAGTCCGCGCCGTTCGCCACCGCCGAAGGGAATGGTCGTGGGTAA
- a CDS encoding radical SAM protein produces the protein MDATDRPNVLIWDMTFACPLRCFHCYTESGRRPARNLDGQDLFTVADALLSLNAELITLCGGEPLTIRRIVEVAGRFRAGGMRVYVYTSGWAAKPELLAELARVVDKIVVSVDGPDPAVHDRIRGRAGSFAHCLRTLGLLNDQVERDLAAGLPPLRFGIDYVTVRSNYAHMTRMCTEVAPRFPHLESLSFGAVVPTGLASRPSFVERELLSDEQVTELTTPDFRQWLRAAAPATVEVDTTDNFEVQMNPAYLAANPDFRPMEVEPDGAVRGMPIYEGTVGSLLTEDPVELWQRSRARWHDPFVLDCLSRIRTRRDWAEAVRQIDRRFGSPEVVARIEARPALVP, from the coding sequence ATGGACGCCACCGACCGCCCGAATGTCCTCATCTGGGACATGACCTTCGCCTGCCCGCTGCGCTGCTTCCACTGCTACACCGAGTCCGGCCGCCGCCCCGCGCGCAACCTGGACGGCCAGGACCTGTTCACCGTCGCCGACGCGCTGCTCTCCCTCAACGCCGAGCTGATCACCCTGTGCGGCGGCGAACCGCTGACCATTCGCCGCATCGTGGAAGTGGCCGGCCGGTTCCGCGCCGGCGGGATGCGGGTCTACGTCTACACCAGCGGCTGGGCGGCCAAGCCGGAGCTGCTGGCCGAGCTGGCCAGGGTGGTGGACAAGATCGTGGTCAGCGTGGACGGCCCGGACCCCGCCGTGCACGACCGCATCCGCGGCCGGGCCGGCTCCTTCGCGCACTGCCTGCGCACCCTGGGCCTGCTCAACGACCAGGTGGAGCGCGACCTGGCCGCCGGGCTGCCGCCGCTGCGCTTCGGCATCGACTACGTGACCGTGCGCAGCAACTACGCCCACATGACCCGGATGTGCACCGAGGTCGCCCCCCGCTTCCCGCACCTGGAGTCACTGTCCTTCGGCGCGGTGGTGCCCACCGGCCTGGCCAGCAGACCCAGCTTCGTGGAGCGCGAGCTGCTCAGCGACGAGCAGGTGACCGAGCTGACCACCCCGGACTTCCGCCAGTGGCTGCGCGCGGCGGCCCCGGCCACGGTCGAGGTGGACACCACGGACAACTTCGAGGTGCAGATGAACCCGGCGTACCTGGCCGCCAACCCGGACTTCCGCCCGATGGAGGTCGAGCCGGACGGCGCGGTCCGCGGCATGCCGATCTACGAGGGCACCGTCGGCAGCCTGCTGACCGAGGATCCAGTGGAGCTCTGGCAGCGTTCAAGGGCCCGCTGGCACGACCCGTTCGTGCTGGACTGCCTGTCCCGGATCCGCACTCGCCGTGACTGGGCCGAGGCGGTCCGTCAGATCGACCGCCGGTTCGGCTCGCCCGAGGTGGTGGCCCGGATCGAGGCCAGGCCGGCGCTCGTGCCGTGA